The genomic region CTCTCAAAGCTCGCTGAATACGGCTTAACTAATCGCGTAGCCATTGACATTTTCAATCATTGTAAGGAAGAAAGTTTAGAGATTATCCAAGAAAATCCTTATCAACTGGTCGAAGATATTCAAGGTATCGGCTTTAAAATTGCGGACCAGCTCGCCGAACAATTGGGCATTGAGGCCGATGCACCGCAGCGTTTTCGTGCCGCACTCGTTCACAGCTTATTTGAAACCTCGGTTGAAAATGGGGATACTTACGTTGAGGCGCGTGATTTACTAGAAAATGCTATTACCATTTTGGAAGAAGCCCGCCAAATTGAGCTAGATGCTGCTGCCGTCGCTAAGGAATTATCAACACTTATCGCTGAAGACAAGGTGCAAAACATCGGTACAAAAATCTTTGATAATACACTGTTTTATGCCGAAGCTGGTATCAAGAAAAATCTAACACGTATCCTTGACACTCCACTAACTAAACAGTTTTCAGATCAAGACTTACAAGAAGAAATTGAAGACATCGAAAACACCTTTGGCATTTCTTATGATGCTGTCCAAAAAAATGCCATTAAAGAAGCGCTTCAAAGCAAAGTTTTCATTCTAACTGGTGGACCAGGAACTGGTAAAACAACCGTTATTAACGGTCTGATTGCTGCTTATGCTGATTTACATGGCATTGATTTAGAGAAAAAGGATATCCCAATTGTTCTTGCTGCGCCAACTGGCCGCGCGGCACGTCGTATGAACGAATTAACCGGCCTTCCAAGTGCAACCATTCACCGCCATCTTGGTTTAAATGGCGACAATGACTATCAAGCCATGGATGATTATTTGGACTGTGATTTGATTATCATCGATGAATTTTCAATGGTAGATACTTGGCTAGCTAATCAGCTCTTTAGCTCCATTTCATCAAATACCCAAGTCATTATCGTTGGGGATAGTGACCAACTTCCATCCGTTGGGCCTGGGCAAGTGCTAGCTGATTTACTCAAAATCAAAACACTGCCACAAATAGCACTCACAAAAATCTTTAGGCAATCTGAAGAATCGACCATTGTCACACTGGCTAATCAGATGAGGCAAGGTATCTTGCCAGCTGATTTTACCCAGAAAAAAGCTGACCGTTCTTACTTTGAAGCTGGTGCTCAGTATATTCCTGAGATGATTCCAAAAATCGTCAGCGCAGCTATTAAAAGTGGCATCAACCCTCAAGAAATTCAAATTCTAGCGCCTATGTACCGTGGCGCTGCTGGTATTAACCACCTCAATACAATCATTCAAGATTTGCTTAATCCGCTCGGTGACCAATTATCATTTGCCTTTGGTGATATGAATTTCCGTAAAGGGGACAAAGTTCTTCATTTAATTAATGATGCCGAGCTCAATGTCTTTAATGGAGATATTGGCTATATCACAGACTTGATTTCAGCCAAATACACAGAATCAAAACAAGATGAACTCTACATGTCTTTTGACGGGACTGAAGTGATTTACCCTCGTAACGAATGGCACAAAATTACGCTTGCCTATGCTATGTCCATTCACAAATCACAAGGGAGCGAATTCCAAGTAGTTATTCTGCCAATCACGCGCCAAAGTCGTCGTCTTCTACAACGCAATCTGATTTACACAGCCATTACCCGCTCTAAAAGCAAATTGGTTATGTTGGGAGAAATTGCTGCCTTTGATTACGCCATAAAAAATGAAGGCTCTAAACGCAAGACTTATCTCGTCCAACGCTTCACAGCAAATCCAGAAGGCCTTGACAACTCAGAAGCGATAGAAAATCCAGACGAGGCAAAAGAGAGCCAAAATGAGCCAAATAAAGCATGTTCTTCCACTGCTCACGTTGAAGAAGAAAAATCCGACAAGGATGTTCAACTTATCCTTGATTTTGACGAAGACAAACCAGATAACGTCAAAGAATACCGACTAACAGAAGAAAATCTTCCATTCATCGATCCAATGATCGGTATCACTCAAGAAGATATCGAACAATTTTTCAAAAAATAATAATAAAAAACTAGGATTTTTTAGCCATAAATTCCTAGTTTTTCTTATGTATTTATTTTGTATAAATATAAATTTTTAGATGATAGAATAGCTTTATACTTAAAATATTTAGAGACTTAAAACGATTTAATCCTTGAAACTAAAGGGTTTCTTGATGTAACATCTCTTGATAGAAAAGTGTTTACATATAAGGAAATTGTGTTATAATATCTGTACTATCATAATAGGATTACCATTGTTTTTAGGAGGTTTGAAATGGTTTCTTATGAAAAAATTCGTCAATCTTTGCGTTCTTGGACGCTTTTTATCGCTTGGGTAAATGTTCTTGCTGCTTTAAGTAAGGTTTGGAGTATTATTAGCTATTATGTCTTAGTTAATAACTTTGATACCTTTAAAGAACAACTTGATGCTGAAAAAATCAAGGTTCTTGAAGCTACTACTAATGTTGGTAACGTTATTATTGCTGTTATCGCTCTTGTAGTTAACATCATTGTAGCTGTTTTAGCATTCAAAAACTTATCAAAAATCAAAGACAATGCTCCAAGTTTATCACCTTACCGCATTGCCTTGATTTATACTGTTGTTTACAGTCTTGCAAGCTTTGCCTTGACTGTATATCTTAATATCCCACTTTCACCATTCAATATCGTTTTGCCACTTGTCTTTTTGGGACTTTATTCTTATGTGTACAACAAAGCAGCGCAGCTATTAGACAAAGAAGACGATGAGACTGATTCTGAAAGTGTTAATCAATAAACTTTTAAGAAATCAAATACCGTCTCAGACCTTGAGCTAAGACGGTACTTTAATTTTTAAAAGAGATTTAATGGACGAATATTATCTTCTAATCCTGTGATAGTAACCCCAAGAAGACGCACACCAGATTTTGATTCTTCTAAACTGTCAAATAGCGCATGAACAGCTTGGTCAATCACCTCAAAATCATTGGTGACATCATCTAGTGTTTTACGCTTGGTTAAAGTCGAAAAATCCGCGTATCGAACCTTCAAAACGACAGTGCGACCAACTTTATTATTTCGCATTAAACTGTCCACAACTCGACGTGTATTTTTTGAAATCTCCGACTTAATATCAGCATCCTCGTACAGTAATTTACTATAGGTCCGTTCACTCCCAATAGATTTTCGAATACGATTGGGTCTGACTGGTGAATTTGAAATACCTCGCGCTTTGCGGTACAAATCATAACCAAAGCGCCCGAAATGATCAATCAAGGTCATCTCTGGTATTTCTAATAAATCCGCCCCCGTAAAAACACTCATTTGATGTAGTTTTTCAACCGATTTTTTACCAACACCATGAAATTTTTCAATTGATAATTTTTTCAAAAAATCCTGCGCATCTTCTGGCAATACTAAGATTAAACCTTTCGGTTTATCATAATCCGAAGCTAGTTTAGCTAGAAATTTGTTATAAGAGACACCGGCTGAACAAGTCAGGTGAACTTCTTGCCAAATATCATATTGAATCATTTTAGCAATTTTAATCGCTGACTTGATGCCGAGTTTATTTTCAGTCACATCCAAGTAAGCCTCATCAATCGACATGGGCTCAACAAGATCAGTGTAACGTCTGAAAATCTCACGAATTTGCATTCCTATTTCTCGGTATTTCTGATAATTTCCAGAAATAAAAATAGCCTGTGGACAACGTTCATAAGCGTCTTTTGAAGACATAGCCGAATGAACGCCGAATTTTCTGGCTTCATAGTTACATGTCGATACGACGCCTCGTCCACCCGTCTTACGCGGATCAGAGCCGATAATCACAGGCTTTCCTTTGAGGTCTGGATTATCCCTTTCTTCTACTGATGCAAAAAAGGCATCCATATCAATGTGAATAATTTTTCGAGAAGTGTCATTAATTAATGGAAAAATAAGCATCATCCAGTCCTTTCTGACTCTATTATAACAATTTTCATTGCTCTCAAGCAAAACTTACAATTTTCTAGTACAGTTATCTTAGTTTTTAAAACTGTACTAGAAAAGATTCTTGTTTTTTCCAATTTTTTTGCTTGGGAAAACGCTTCCTTTGTGCTACACTTATACTTGTAAATGTAACAGATGACTTGTTACTAGAATTTAAGGAGAAATCTCATTATGGCGACTGTTAAAACAAATGCAGATGTTTTTGAAAAAGCCTGGGAAGGCTTTAAAGGTACTGACTGGAAAGAAAAAGCCAGCGTTTCTCGCTTCGTTCAAGCTAACTACACACCATATGATGGTGATGAAAGCTTCTTAGCGCCAGCTACTGAACGCTCTCTTAAAATCAAGAAAATCATTGAAGACACTAAAGCTAAATACGAAGCAACGCGTTTCCCAATGGACATTCGTCCAACATCAATCGCAGATATTCCTGCCGGCTATATTTCAAAAGACGATGAATTAATCTACGGTATTCAAAATGATGAGTTATTCAAATTGAATTTCATGCCAAAAGGTGGTATCCGTATGGCAGAAACAGCACTTAAAGAACATGGTTATGAACCAGATCCTGCTATTCACGAAATTTTCACAAAATACACTACTACAGTAAATGACGGAATTTTCCGCGCTTATACATCTAATATTCGCCGTGCCCGTCACGCTCACACAGTAACTGGTCTTCCAGATGCTTACTCACGCGGACGTATCATCGGTGTTTATGCTCGTCTTGCTCTTTATGGTGCAGACTACTTGATGCAAGAAAAAGTTAACGACTGGAACGCTATCACAGAAATCGACGAAGAATCTATTCGTCTTCGCGAAGAAGTTAACATGCAATACCAAGCTCTTGGTGAAGTTGTTAAACTTGGTGACCTTTACGGTGTTGATGTCCGTAAACCAGCCATGAACGTTAAAGAAGCTATCCAATGGGTAAACATCGCCTTCATGGCCGTATGTCGTGTTATCAACGGTGCTGCTACTTCTCTTGGACGTGTGCCAATCGTTCTTGATATCTTTGCTGAACGTGACCTTGCTCGTGGTACTTTCACAGAATCAGAAATCCAAGAATTTGTCGATGACTTTGTCTTGAAACTTCGTACTGTAAAATTTGCTCGTACTAAAGCTTACGACGAGCTTTACTCTGGTGACC from Streptococcus lutetiensis harbors:
- the dinB gene encoding DNA polymerase IV translates to MLIFPLINDTSRKIIHIDMDAFFASVEERDNPDLKGKPVIIGSDPRKTGGRGVVSTCNYEARKFGVHSAMSSKDAYERCPQAIFISGNYQKYREIGMQIREIFRRYTDLVEPMSIDEAYLDVTENKLGIKSAIKIAKMIQYDIWQEVHLTCSAGVSYNKFLAKLASDYDKPKGLILVLPEDAQDFLKKLSIEKFHGVGKKSVEKLHQMSVFTGADLLEIPEMTLIDHFGRFGYDLYRKARGISNSPVRPNRIRKSIGSERTYSKLLYEDADIKSEISKNTRRVVDSLMRNNKVGRTVVLKVRYADFSTLTKRKTLDDVTNDFEVIDQAVHALFDSLEESKSGVRLLGVTITGLEDNIRPLNLF